The Dasypus novemcinctus isolate mDasNov1 chromosome 13, mDasNov1.1.hap2, whole genome shotgun sequence genome segment TACACAAAATGGTTTGGGGGTTAATATTAACTATTCTAACTCTAGTTCGCAAAGAAAACAGTTTATTTCTAAAGTCTATTTAAAAGTTAATGCTTTGTATGGCTCCCCTTAGGGCTGCTGCTAATTCCAGCTTTGGAATGTAAAATATCCACCTTGAGTGATCAGCTCAAACTATATTGGCATTGGGAAACAATAAATCATTGCCTTTATTTTGGAGTAACACAGTAAGACTCACCAAATTCACATATAGAAATTGAGTTTGTGTACATAGCAAAATGAGTGTAAAGTTCTCAAGTAGCTATTTCTATCATGTAATTGGTATCTTACCATATGGTTAAACTTTACACATGGCTCAAAACTGAAGGACATTTCAATTTTCATCTTTAGTATAGCAATATTATGTACAGAGGAGTTAACTTCTGAGTTCTCTCACAGAGATGAAAACCCATCCTTAAGTAAAATGttgaatgataattttaaaaatgttaatttatatTTAACGGAGAGTTTAGAATTGGTAGGATAAAGGCAGGAGAATGATGAGCACATCTGCTGTGATAAAAGGATCCTAGACTTGTATAAATCTGTGAAAAAAATCTTCATAATCCTTAATGTTTAAGGGCAACTTCTGCAACCAAATAACATGAAATTAAACCAATAACCTTAGAAAAGGCTAAAACGTCTTTTTTTTCCAAACGCGAGAGAAATGTGAACACTGTTCATACCAACTGGTGCTCTGTCAATGACAACAGAAAGTACGTGTTGATTCAAACTAAATTCGAGGATATTCGCCCACCCAAGCAGGACCCTCGCGGGGCTCCCTTACTGCGCGCTTCCCGGGGCGCTTGGGCCCTCCCTGGACCCGCAAGTCTGGGCTGCTGTGTGTCTTGTGTCTCCGCCGGCATCCGCgctgttgtttgttgttgttgttgttgttcctttccTTTGCGATCCTTGTCCTGCGCATCTCCCGGGGGCTTGGGGAACGTTCAGGGGTTTCGTGGGAGTCTGGCGCTTGCGCTTTGAGCCTGTCTGCCCCTCCCCCGCCTCTCCGCCTGGTCTGGGGTCGCGCTCCCCCCCGCTGCCTGCGGCGCTGGCTCCTCCTCAGCCTCCGGGCTCTGCTGCTGCTGGACCGGGCCGCCGGCACGTCGGCCCTGGGTTCTGTTCTGTCCCCACAGGCCCTCACCAAGCCCTTTTCCTTTGCTTGACTCCCCAGACTCGTTTTCGTATTGCTTAGATGGGGCAAGGTCTTTGGGACCCAGAACTGCAGCTCCGTGGGCGCCAACCAAGAGGGAGGACCCTTCCAGCCGGCGGCCGCAGGGCTCCCTGCGGGGGTGCTCCGTCCCGCAGGCCAGCGGGCGTCTCCTCGGGGGGCCAGGGCGCCGTCTCGGGGGGCCAGGGCGCCTCCTCGGGGGGCCAGGGCGCCGTCTCGGGGGGCCAGGGCGCCTCCTCGGGGGACCAGGGCGCCGTCTCGGGGGGCCAGGGCGCCTCCTCGGGGGACCAGGGCGCCGTCTCGGGGGGCCAGGGCGCCTCCTCGGGGGGCCAGGGCGCCGTCTCGGGGGGCCAGGGCGCCGTCTCGGGGGGCCAGGGCGCCGTCTCGGGGGGCCAGGATGCCTCCTCGGGGGGCCAGGCCGCCGTCTTGGGGGACCAGGGCGCCTCCTCGGGTACCAGGGCGccctcctggggggggggggggccagggcACCTCCTCGGGGGACCAGGGCGCCGTCTCGGGGGGCCAGGGCGCTGTCTCGGGGGACCAGGGTGCCGTCTTGGGGGGCCAGGGCGCCGTCCTGGGGGTCCAGGGCGCCTCCTCGGGGGACCAGGGCGccctcctgggggggggggggcgctgccTTGGACCCGCGGGCAGGACGGCCACCTGCCCCGCCTTCCCGCAGTCAACGGGCCGCGCGGCTCCCA includes the following:
- the LOC139436223 gene encoding uncharacterized protein, with the translated sequence MGQDSGVMEKFWKWMVVMEGALVPEEAPWSPKTAAWPPEEASWPPETAPWPPETAPWPPETAPWPPEEAPWPPETAPWSPEEAPWPPETAPWSPEEAPWPPETAPWPPEEAPWPPETAPWPPEETPAGLRDGAPPQGALRPPAGRVLPLGWRPRSCSSGSQRPCPI